In the Populus trichocarpa isolate Nisqually-1 chromosome 1, P.trichocarpa_v4.1, whole genome shotgun sequence genome, one interval contains:
- the LOC7487537 gene encoding uncharacterized protein LOC7487537: MNRAKHPNLRVLSKLTESRILKKITQFLLSVSVFSLLLSNYSSGPSFLHSLYFYLSTVPVQLFTHTLDKNCIFLLCNGLLVFVARYSGLAPTIDDHQSFKKYEDATSESRMPVQQGDGSGLVENVDGFLQENIAVTKEDGFVNDNDHGRTEDREIEELIVGDREEKDDDKGDGGIGFLIIGKEGDHGSELSLQGHEEVESLNDEEFHATTQEEYQAEYYVDDGEENGVLSTQELNEKFEEFIRKTKEEIRTEAQQQYLVMAN; encoded by the coding sequence atgaaccGAGCTAAGCATCCAAACCTACGAGTCCTGAGTAAGCTAACAGAGTCTCGGATTCTAAAGAAAATAACCCAATTCCTACTCTCAGTTTCAGTGTTTTCCTTGCTTTTATCTAATTATTCCTCTGGGCCTTCTTTCCTTCATTCCTTGTACTTCTACTTGTCTACAGTCCCTGTCCAGTTGTTTACCCATACCTTAGACAAGAACTGCATCTTCCTCCTCTGCAATGGACTCCTAGTTTTCGTCGCTAGATACTCGGGTTTGGCCCCCACTATTGATGATCATCAGTCTTTCAAGAAGTATGAAGATGCCACATCGGAGTCTAGAATGCCAGTGCAGCAGGGGGATGGATCAGGTTTGGTGGAGAATGTTGATGGTTTCCTGCAAGAAAACATTGCTGTCACGAAAGAAGATGGGTTCGTGAATGATAATGATCATGGACGAACAGAAGATAGAGAAATTGAGGAGCTCATCGTGGGAGATCGAGAAGAAAAGGATGATGACAAGGGAGATGGAGGAATTGGGTTCTTGATTATTGGGAAAGAAGGAGACCATGGAAGTGAACTTTCTCTTCAAGGACACGAGGAGGTAGAGTCCTTGAATGATGAGGAATTCCATGCCACTACTCAAGAAGAATATCAAGCAGAATATTATGTCGACGATGGTGAAGAAAATGGAGTGCTGAGTACACAAGAGTTGAACGAGAAGTTTGAAGAATTCATTAGAAAGACGAAAGAAGAGATAAGAACTGAAGCTCAACAACAATATCTAGTCATGGctaattaa